In one window of Streptomyces sp. FXJ1.172 DNA:
- the htpX gene encoding zinc metalloprotease HtpX, translated as MQSRFRSDRRLTMRMGLTMFLLGLLYVGFVGALIVLLRSWVLVVVVVGAMFVAQFWFSDKIAMFAMRGRVVEREEYPELHAVVDRLCAIADMPKPVVAVSELDMPNAFATGRNPDHAVVCVTTGLLRRLEPAELEGVLAHELSHVAHKDVAVITIASFLGVLAGLIVRFAFYSQVFGGRRDQNTAAVMAAVLAVSVAVYAISFMLIRALSRYRELAADRAAAHLTGRPSALASALTKVSGDIARIPTKDLRTAQAFNAFFFTPAEGKEPGLERFFSTHPTLEQRLEQLGRISAELGEAATPGKAG; from the coding sequence ATGCAGAGCCGGTTCCGGAGCGATCGACGGCTGACCATGCGCATGGGACTCACGATGTTCCTGCTCGGTCTGCTCTACGTGGGCTTCGTCGGGGCGTTGATCGTGCTGCTGAGGTCCTGGGTGCTGGTCGTCGTCGTGGTCGGGGCGATGTTCGTGGCCCAGTTCTGGTTCTCCGACAAGATCGCCATGTTCGCGATGCGCGGTCGGGTCGTGGAACGCGAGGAGTATCCCGAGCTGCACGCGGTGGTCGACCGGCTGTGCGCGATCGCGGACATGCCCAAGCCGGTCGTCGCCGTGTCCGAGCTGGACATGCCGAACGCGTTCGCGACCGGGCGCAACCCCGACCACGCCGTGGTCTGTGTGACCACGGGGCTGCTACGGCGGCTGGAGCCCGCCGAGCTGGAGGGCGTGCTGGCGCACGAGCTGTCGCACGTAGCGCACAAGGACGTCGCCGTGATCACGATCGCGTCCTTCCTCGGGGTGCTGGCGGGCCTGATCGTCCGGTTCGCCTTCTACTCCCAGGTCTTCGGGGGCCGCAGGGACCAGAACACGGCCGCCGTCATGGCCGCCGTACTGGCCGTCTCGGTGGCCGTGTACGCGATCAGCTTCATGCTGATCCGGGCGCTGTCCCGGTACCGGGAGCTGGCGGCGGACCGCGCGGCCGCGCATCTCACCGGCCGCCCGTCGGCCCTCGCCTCGGCGCTCACCAAGGTCTCCGGGGACATCGCCCGGATCCCGACCAAGGACCTGCGCACGGCCCAGGCCTTCAACGCCTTCTTCTTCACCCCGGCGGAGGGCAAGGAGCCGGGCCTGGAGCGGTTCTTCTCCACCCACCCGACCCTGGAGCAGCGCCTGGAGCAGCTGGGCCGGATCTCGGCGGAGCTGGGCGAGGCGGCCACCCCGGGGAAGGCGGGCTGA
- a CDS encoding SCO2583/SCO2584 N-terminal domain-containing protein, whose amino-acid sequence MTEQDDWEREFDHRWAESAEHKEPSARARMLAARWKESPPDPAPFRADAGPVPRRASWASTAVVVGCVLAVMVLIGFVQFHSSY is encoded by the coding sequence ATGACGGAACAGGACGACTGGGAGCGGGAGTTCGATCATCGCTGGGCGGAATCGGCCGAGCACAAGGAGCCCTCCGCCCGGGCCCGGATGCTCGCCGCCCGCTGGAAGGAGAGCCCGCCGGACCCGGCGCCCTTCCGCGCCGACGCCGGTCCGGTGCCGCGCCGGGCGTCATGGGCGTCGACGGCCGTGGTGGTCGGCTGCGTGCTGGCGGTGATGGTGCTGATCGGGTTCGTACAGTTTCACTCTTCGTACTAG